Proteins co-encoded in one Neodiprion lecontei isolate iyNeoLeco1 chromosome 3, iyNeoLeco1.1, whole genome shotgun sequence genomic window:
- the LOC107223343 gene encoding sodium-coupled monocarboxylate transporter 2, which produces MSTNNFSLVNTIQNNVEPLTFGWVDYFLFVTMLCVSAVVGTYFGFFSKKQDTTTEYLLGGKTMSYLPVALSITASHLSGITLLGVPAESYRYGTQYAACIFTTFITGLVTSYVFLPVFYKLQLTSSFKYLEVRFSRSVRQFASVIFILNLILHTPIVVYGPALAFAQVTGFNLHYIALIIGLVCIFYTAVGGLKAVVWTDTIQFTVTVITLFTVLILGIISIGGFREIWRISEEGGRIIFFDMNPSPFVRTSFWGVSIGLTTTWISCIGISQNSLQRFLSVPSLSDARITIWIMCAGIIVVKGISVYTGLIMYSKYHDCDPIVTNTVSQPDQILPYYVMDIAGRIPGLPGLFLAALVSSALSSMSSALNTVAGTIWEDFISRWVPESETKEQTATRVMKATVVVLGMLCVALVLVAEQLGDIFTMSASMTGVTSGTTLGLFTLGMLVPWASNKGTIIGGIIGTTVSAWIVMGAQIHKINKNIRYDPLPTSTDNCPHTLNATYWTQPTLPPVKPEDEPMILFTVSFLYYSLVGYVTVVICGIIASYIIGVPDPKDLDRDHFSPLIHRFLPREKYADVRMTLIPTIPINPDKEKEAMQ; this is translated from the exons atgtctACAAACAATTTCTCGCTGGTGAATACCATCCAGAACAATGTTGAACCACTCACCTTTGGATGGGTTGACTACTTTCTCTTCGTCACGATGCTCTGCGTTAGTGCAGTGGTCGGGACTTACTTCGGATTCTTCAGCAAGAAGCAAGATACTACCACGGAATACCTACTAGGAGGAAAAACCATGAGCTATTTACCAGTAGCGTTGAGCATAACTGCTAG CCACCTGTCAGGAATTACTTTGCTCGGAGTTCCTGCCGAGTCTTACCGATACGGAACACAGTACGCAGCCTGTATATTCACCACATTTATCACTGGCCTCGTAACGTCGTACGTTTTTCTTCCGGTTTTTTACAAACTGCAGTTAACCAGTTCCTTCAAATACTTGGAGGTTAGATTTTCGAGATCAGTTCGACAGTTTGCCTCGGTTATCTTCATCCTTAATCTGATACTTCACACTCCAATCGTCGTTTACGGACCAGCGTTGGCATTCGCTCAGGTTACTGGTTTCAATCTCCACTATATCGCGCTCATCATTGGACTTGTCTGCATTTTTTACACGGCTGTG GGTGGACTCAAAGCAGTAGTGTGGACGGACACAATTCAATTCACTGTAACAGTGATCACTCTCTTCACCGTGCTCATTCTTGGCATAATCTCGATCGGTGGATTTCGGGAAATTTGGCGTATATCCGAAGAAGGTGGCCGCATTATATTCTTCGA CATGAACCCCAGCCCATTCGTTCGAACTAGCTTCTGGGGTGTTTCCATTGGCTTGACGACAACCTGGATTTCCTGTATAGGCATCAGTCAGAATTCTTTACAAAGGTTTCTTTCAGTACCATCTCTCTCAGATGCCAGAAT AACCATTTGGATCATGTGCGCTGGTATAATCGTGGTAAAAGGCATTTCTGTCTACACGGGGCTGATAATGTACTCCAAATATCATGACTGCGATCCGATTGTGACAAAC ACGGTATCCCAACCAGACCAGATTCTACCCTACTATGTAATGGACATTGCCGGTAGAATTCCCGGGTTGCCAGGTCTCTTCCTCGCTGCTCTCGTTAGCTCCGCCTTGTCATCCATGAGCAGTGCCTTGAATACAGTGGCTGGAACGATATGGGAAGATTTCATCTCCCGTTGGGTGCCGGAAAGTGAAACAAAGGAACAAACGGCAACAAGGGTTATGAAG GCCACCGTCGTTGTGTTGGGAATGCTCTGCGTTGCCCTGGTTCTGGTAGCCGAGCAGTTAGGTGATATATTCACAATGTCCGCGAGCATGACTGGCGTGACTTCCGGAACTACTCTCGGTTTATTTACCCTGGGGATGCTGGTCCCATGGGCAAGTAACAAGGGCACCATAATCGGGGGTATCATAGGCACCACCGTATCGGCGTGGATCGTCATGGGTGCCCAAATTCACAAAATAAACAAGAACATACGGTACGACCCACTGCCAACGTCCACGGATAACTGTCCGCATACATTAAACGCTACCTACTGGACCCAGCCCACGCTACCGCCTGTGAAGCCGGAAGACGAACCCATGATCCTCTTTACCGTTTCTTTCCTCTACTATTCCCTTGTCGGCTACGTAACTGTCGTTATCTGTGGCATTATCGCGAGCTACATCATCGGTGTTCCAGACCCCAAGGATCTGGACAGGGATCATTTTTCGCCGCTGATACACAG ATTCCTGCCCCGAGAAAAATACGCAGATGTGAGGATGACACTGATTCCCACGATACCAATTAATCCAGACAAGGAAAAGGAAGCTATGCAATGA
- the LOC107223349 gene encoding sodium-coupled monocarboxylate transporter 1, with protein sequence MSTNNSSLVGTSQKFVAYLTFGWMDYTLFFVMLSISAAVGVYFGFFSKKQDTKKEYLFGGKAMSYFPVAMSITAGHVSGITLLGIPSEVYKYGTQYAACIFTTIFMCILTSYIFLPVFHKLQLTSTFEYLELRFGRIVRQFASVLYTISLILHTPLVIYGPALAFAQVTGSDMHYVAPAIGGVCIFYTTVGGLKAVVWTDTIQFTVTIVTLFIVLTLGIISVGGIGEIWRISGEGGRLIFFDMNPSPFVRSSFWAVSLGLTTSWAANISVNQSSMQRFLAVPTLSEARVSLWVLCVGLVTAKWISVATGLIMFSKYHDCDPVTANIVDKADQMLPYYVMDVAGNIPGLPGLFISALVSSALSTMSGGLNTAAGTIWEDFISPWIPESEKKEAMATKVMKVTVVLLGFLCIFFVFVVEHLGDIFMVSTTMTGVTAGTITGFYVLGMMVPWANYKGAVIGGIIGFTASTWIIVGAQVEKVKDTYVSLPTSIANCAIQPNMTHSTESTSASPVDSEDKPMILYTISFLYYSLIGITVVVVSGTIASFVTGRSKLNELNRDHFAPIVQRFLPREKYTEVPLKPIPEVPDKEKEAM encoded by the exons ATGTCAACCAATAATTCTTCTCTAGTGGGCACCAGCCAGAAGTTTGTCGCGTACCTAACCTTCGGATGGATGGACTACACTCTGTTCTTCGTGATGCTCAGCATCAGCGCCGCAGTCGGTGTCTACTTTGGATTCTTCAGCAAAAAGCAAGACACAAAGAAGGAATATCTCTTCGGCGGGAAAGCAATGAGCTACTTTCCAGTCGCCATGAGCATAACTGCAGG TCACGTATCGGGTATCACCCTATTGGGAATCCCTTCTGAGGTTTACAAGTACGGGACTCAGTACGCAGCCTGCATATTCACCACCATCTTCATGTGCATTTTGACCTCGTACATCTTCCTCCCGGTCTTCCATAAGCTCCAGCTGACCAGCACCTTTGAGTACTTGGAACTAAGGTTTGGAAGGATTGTTCGACAGTTTGCGTCGGTTCTCTATACCATATCTTTGATCCTTCATACGCCCCTCGTTATCTATGGACCCGCACTGGCCTTTGCCCAGGTGACTGGTTCTGATATGCATTACGTCGCTCCTGCTATAGGAGGTGTCTGTATTTTCTACACAACTGTA GGTGGACTCAAAGCCGTGGTATGGACTGATACGATTCAGTTCACGGTCACTATTGTCACTCTTTTCATCGTTCTTACTTTGGGCATCATCTCCGTTGGAGGCATTGGCGAGATCTGGCGGATATCCGGGGAAGGAGGTCGTCTGATATTTTTTGA TATGAATCCCAGTCCATTCGTTCGAAGTAGCTTCTGGGCGGTATCTCTTGGTCTGACAACATCTTGGGCTGCTAACATCAGTGTCAATCAAAGTAGTATGCAGAGATTCCTTGCTGTGCCAACCCTTTCGGAAGCCAGAGT ATCTCTCTGGGTACTGTGTGTTGGACTGGTCACTGCAAAGTGGATATCCGTCGCCACTGGCCTGATAATGTTTTCCAAATATCACGATTGCGACCCGGTTACAGCAAAC ATTGTAGATAAGGCAGACCAGATGTTACCCTATTACGTAATGGACGTCGCAGGAAACATTCCTGGACTGCCGGGCCTTTTCATATCCGCTCTTGTGAGCTCTGCTTTATCAACGATGAGCGGTGGATTGAACACGGCAGCTGGAACCATATGGGAAGACTTCATCTCCCCCTGGATTCCGGAgagtgaaaagaaagaagcaaTGGCCACAAAAGTGATGAAG GTTACCGTCGTTTTATTGGGATTCCTGTGcatcttcttcgttttcgtcGTAGAACACTTAGGTGACATATTCATGGTGTCTACGACCATGACCGGTGTTACGGCTGGAACTATCACGGGCTTCTACGTTCTTGGGATGATGGTTCCATGGGCGAATTATAAGGGTGCCGTGATCGGGGGGATCATAGGCTTTACCGCCTCAACATGGATCATAGTGGGCGCCCAAGTCGAGAAAGTGAAAGACACCTACGTGTCACTACCAACCTCGATAGCTAATTGCGCGATTCAACCGAACATGACGCATTCGACAGAGTCGACGTCGGCTTCGCCCGTCGATTCCGAAGACAAACCCATGATCCTTTATACCATTTCTTTCCTTTACTATTCACTGATCGGAATCACAGTCGTCGTAGTGAGCGGAACTATTGCCAGTTTTGTCACTGGTCGATCAAAGCTCAATGAATTGAACAGAGATCACTTTGCTCCGATTGTTCAGAG gTTCCTTCCTCGAGAGAAATACACTGAAGTACCCCTGAAGCCAATTCCCGAGGTACCGGATAAAGAAAAGGAGGCCATGTGA
- the LOC107223325 gene encoding uncharacterized protein LOC107223325: protein MLEWLNVSTDCVGRILTGPSLGMVWGPERGGDQCQAFFRETVVSDFATAGDSTPLRLHATWLSQGCETRSGPEYVIRKYTFYENDTFLLLRHHYAEESCSVATHTVTARGVLRLLSASILTPGATEARFQLDTVHVIPLNRQVAHKLGLRVNSTCGPQPKWRPYVPQLVYEQPHHRVPNPLWEGPRYNSLHGHQPSQNRRGIDCLETLGLEFGELRLLRVQKRPSVSKTTHYKPVGRPRVELLFGGLPPTTQTRFTHRPTALQSTALLRSDTTTGCPMCNAISRGTETSPPVLHEVAALPALLGGSWTSKSCESEEGGLWVRRQFRVWPGDKLWTGQWDYFRDPKCSSFLYAVTAAGSYVQRAGRQRRHEELESEAPQFAMDGDRLEDRARREVVPWMTPELAKNIWDIYAPKREQVSADEMLPSMDEIQEAITRSPDAPKVPESEAHLSKRSLVDEDDSYRHLLQDAHPSLALSFAAMLRGNQRYEETTPSVFVTPTPPTPTGTTELDLHVAESILVPGDPGVVARCGGRGRLATWPPDCIPRSLEAPAILGLRARVGVTWSGEYTLLFGPRDSSLWNAPLYQCGPTSSHNSGLRAHLRTIVGLKYGLFSPSSAITHNQPGTVLPLLLLSFLRAMLRLLT, encoded by the exons GTGCGAGACGAGATCGGGACCCGAGTACGTGATCCGAAAGTACACCTTCTACGAGAACGATACATTTTTGCTGCTGCGTCACCACTACGCTGAAGAGTCGTGCAGTGTGGCCACTCACACAGTGACAGCCAGAGGTGTGCTGCGGCTGCTCTCAGCGTCCATTCTAACTCCTGGAGCCACAGAAGCTAGGTTTCAGCTGGACACGGTCCACGTGATCCCCCTAAATCGGCAG GTTGCCCACAAACTGGGACTCAGGGTGAACTCAACGTGCGGGCCGCAGCCAAAATGGCGGCCGTATGTCCCTCAGCTCGTCTACGAACAACCTCATCACCGCGTTCCCAATCCCTTGTGGGAAGGGCCCAGGTACAACTCTCTTCACGGTCATCAGCCATCGCAGAATCGGCGCGGCATCGACTGCCTCGAAACACTCGGCCTCGAGTTTGGAGAACTGCGACTCCTCAGGGTCCAGAAGAGACCCTCGGTCTCAAAAACGACCCATTACAAGCCCGTCGGCAGACCAAGAGTCGAACTCCTATTTGGCGGTCTTCCGCCCACGACTCAAACTCGCTTCACCCACAGGCCCACGGCTTTACAGTCAACCGCGCTTCTGCGGTCTGACACG ACAACGGGGTGTCCAATGTGCAACGCGATATCCCGAGGAACAGAGACGAGTCCTCCGGTTCTCCACGAGGTCGCAGCACTGCCAGCGTTGCTGGGTGGAAGCTGGACGAGCAAGAGCTGCGAGAGCGAAGAGGGAGGCTTGTGGGTGAGGAGACAATTTCGAGTATGGCCGGGAGACAAGCTGTGGACGGGGCAATGGGACTACTTTAGGGATCCGAAGTGCAGCTCGTTCCTCTACGCAGTGACAGCGGCCGGAAGCTACGTTCAGCGGGCTGGGCGACAACGGCGCCACGAAGAGCTGGAGTCGGAAGCTCCGCAGTTCGCGATGGACGGGGACCGCCTCGAAGATCGGGCCCGACGAGAAGTGGTGCCCTGGATGACTCCGGAGCTGGCGAAGAACATATGGGACATATACGCCCCGAAACGGGAGCAAGTGTCGGCGGATGAGATGCTCCCGTCAATGGACGAGATCCAGGAGGCCATCACACGGTCGCCCGACGCGCCGAAGGTCCCCGAATCTGAGGCCCACCTTTCCAAGCGCAGCCTCGTTGATGAGGACGACTCCTACCGCCATCTGCTTCAAGACGCGCATCCCTCTCTGGCGCTCTCCTTCGCCGCCATGCTGCGTGGTAACCAGCGCTACGAAGAAACGACGCCCAGCGTCTTTGTCACCCCGACGCCACCGACTCCGACCGGAACCACCGAGCTTGACCTCCACGTCGCCGAGTCCATTCTTGTCCCCGGTGACCCAGGGGTCGTAGCTCGCTGCGGCGGCCGCGGCCGGCTCGCCACCTGGCCCCCCGATTGCATACCGCGCTCCCTCGAGGCGCCGGCTATCCTTGGACTCAGGGCTCGCGTCGGCGTCACCTGGAGCGGCGAATACACTCTCTTGTTCGGGCCCAGGGACAGCAGCCTCTGGAACGCTCCGCTCTATCAGTGCGGACCCACCAGTTCTCACAATTCCGGACTTCGCGCTCATCTCAGAACCATCGTCGGGCTCAAGTATGGGCTCTTCTCACCCTCGTCGGCGATCACTCATAATCAACCTGGCACTGTCCTTCCGCTCTTGCTTCTCAGTTTTCTGAGAGCGATGCTAAGGCTACTTACCTGA